One genomic window of Gemmatimonadota bacterium includes the following:
- a CDS encoding EVE domain-containing protein, translating into MPTLLLKSEPSVYSFDDLLRDGHAVWDGVANAQALIVLAGAKVGDEVLIYHSNDGKAIVGLAKVTKKAYPDPKLADPKRLVIEIAPVKALQTPVTLADIKAVPGLADLALVRQSRLSCMSVSREHRSLLRGLGVR; encoded by the coding sequence ATGCCAACCCTCCTGCTCAAGTCCGAACCCTCCGTCTACTCCTTCGACGACCTCCTGCGCGACGGCCACGCCGTCTGGGACGGAGTCGCCAATGCGCAGGCCCTCATCGTCCTCGCCGGCGCCAAGGTCGGCGACGAGGTCCTGATCTATCACTCGAACGACGGCAAGGCGATCGTCGGCCTCGCCAAGGTCACCAAGAAGGCCTATCCCGACCCGAAGCTCGCCGACCCGAAGCGGCTGGTGATCGAGATCGCCCCCGTGAAGGCGCTCCAGACCCCGGTCACCCTGGCCGACATCAAGGCGGTCCCGGGGCTGGCCGACCTGGCGCTGGTGAGGCAGAGTCGACTGAGCTGCATGTCCGTGAGTCGGGAACATCGATCCCTGCTGCGGGGGCTCGGAGTCCGATGA